The following proteins come from a genomic window of Bactrocera tryoni isolate S06 chromosome 1, CSIRO_BtryS06_freeze2, whole genome shotgun sequence:
- the LOC120775580 gene encoding pre-mRNA-splicing factor ISY1 homolog: MARNAEKAMTTLARWRAAKEAESGEKDRRPYLASECTSLPKCEKYRLEIIREISKKVAQIQNAGLGEFRIRDLNDEINKLLREKRHWENQISALGGPHYRRYGPKMFDAEGREVPGNRGYKYFGAAKDLPGVRELFEQEPPAPQRKTRAELMRDIDAEYYGYRDDDDGTLIPMEERIERIAIQKALQEWKEKMARDGHVDEEEEEEIYGSLKMPADDNDDDADARKTVSNTEVGNDPLELLAPRFTAHVPVPTQKDIEEALLKKRKQELLEKYVGSE; this comes from the exons ATG GCACGTAATGCTGAGAAAGCAAT GACCACATTGGCGCGTTGGCGCGCAGCTAAGGAAGCCGAATCTGGAGAAAAAGATAGACGACCGTACCTAGCTTCAGAGTGCACTAGTTtaccaaaatgtgaaaaatatcgCCTAGAGATCATTCGCGAAATATCTAAGAAGGTAGCCCAAATACAAAATG CCGGTTTGGGAGAATTTCGGATACGAGATTTAAATGATGAAATAAATAAGCTACTGCGTGAAAAGCGACATTGGGAAAACCAAATTTCTGCTTTAGGTGGTCCTCATTATCGCCGTTATGGACCAAAGATGTTTGATGCGGAAGGACGTGAAGTTCCAGGAAATCGcggttataaatattttggtgCTGCTAAAGATCTACCCGGAGTGCGTGAACTCTTTGAACAAGAACCACCAGCACCACAGCGTAAAACACGTGCTGAGTTGATGAGAGATATAGATGCGGAATATTATGGTTATAGAGATGATGATGACGGGACTTTAATTCCGATGGAAGAGCGCATTGAACGTATAGCGATACAAAAAGCTCTTCAAGAATGGAAAGAGAAAATGGCACGGGATGGTCATgttgatgaagaagaagaagaggaaataTATGGTTCATTAAAGATGCCTGCTGATGACAACGACGATGATGCTGATGCACGTAAAACAGTATCAAATACTGAAGTTGGTAATGATCCTTTGGAACTGCTGGCACCCCGATTCACCGCACATGTTCCTGTACCAACGCAAAAAGATATTGAGGAAGCACTGTTGAAGAAACGAAAACAAGAACTACTGGAAAAATATGTGGGCAGTGAATAA